A genomic region of Rheinheimera sp. MMS21-TC3 contains the following coding sequences:
- a CDS encoding YraN family protein, producing MNNRGQHFELLALAYLQQQGLRLIQQNFLCKVGEIDLIMQHDKQLVFVEVKYRASNAFGGAAAAVTVAKQKKLIRTAKWYLQQHNLSNAACRFDVIAIEGLEPYQYHWIRNAIN from the coding sequence ATGAATAATCGCGGCCAGCACTTTGAATTGCTTGCTCTTGCTTATTTGCAACAGCAAGGCTTGCGTTTAATTCAGCAAAATTTTTTATGCAAAGTAGGCGAGATAGATTTAATTATGCAGCATGATAAGCAGCTAGTATTTGTCGAAGTAAAATATCGTGCTAGCAATGCCTTTGGTGGCGCGGCGGCTGCAGTAACAGTGGCGAAGCAAAAAAAGCTAATCCGTACTGCAAAATGGTATTTACAACAACACAACCTTAGCAATGCTGCCTGCCGCTTCGATGTTATTGCCATTGAAGGTCTTGAACCTTATCAGTATCACTGGATTCGCAATGCCATTAACTAG
- a CDS encoding penicillin-binding protein activator: MISSKLKTLIFIGCSSLIFGCASNITTTDPKQQPEQSQASQEQLDSPSARIQYKLATQYQAEPQHYHLLKAARLAIAEQDYLLALAISENLKQSPYPNIKAQNILPLLQAYIATEQHQSLQLLLRNTTISQIAEEDSAEYLWLSSQYLSQQQRLLAASRNLLLLADVPNSQTTYPEHMALLWQNITALTDNQLLSLQSNPNSPSSSWLALADLSRRLLGQPEQLQAAYADWQQRNPWMPQPQAMPETVQQLLSLQPFQPQKIAVLLPLSGQFRQHALAIQYGILAAAAKAQSSQIIFIDSEQSPQQLVEQLTAEQADFVLGPLLKNQVDTISQLEQWIWPTLFLNSQDSQLPYHNKHFFFALSMEDEAQQTALLFQQKDYQQPVVISAANNISLRMQQQFSQSWQQLGHKAPQLYQFNDKADLDTLINQLLETEQSKERVQQIDNLVPVKLHSDTHSRLDIDAIYLIADPVQTQLFKPFVDVSVSETAPRLPIYASSRSHSTALDSTEQRDLNGLTFTEMPWMLPLKTNPALREEYQQLFQTQDESLQRLFAMGFDAYRLIGSLRQQQQLSAIVFPGLTGQLRLNSNGSIVRQLSWAKYQNNRLVAVQEP; encoded by the coding sequence GTGATTTCCAGCAAATTAAAGACCTTAATTTTTATCGGCTGCAGTAGTTTAATATTTGGTTGTGCATCAAATATCACTACAACAGATCCCAAGCAGCAGCCTGAGCAGAGCCAGGCTAGTCAAGAGCAGCTAGATAGCCCTTCTGCCCGAATCCAGTATAAATTAGCCACTCAATATCAGGCCGAACCACAGCACTATCATTTATTAAAGGCAGCCAGATTAGCTATTGCCGAGCAAGACTATTTGCTAGCACTAGCTATTAGTGAAAACTTAAAGCAAAGTCCCTACCCTAATATTAAAGCGCAAAATATCTTGCCGCTATTACAAGCTTATATTGCTACCGAACAGCACCAAAGCTTACAACTACTATTAAGAAACACTACTATCTCACAGATTGCAGAAGAAGATAGCGCTGAGTATTTATGGCTAAGTAGTCAATATTTAAGCCAACAACAACGACTGTTAGCTGCCAGCCGAAACTTATTATTGCTGGCTGACGTACCTAACAGCCAAACCACTTACCCTGAGCATATGGCGCTATTATGGCAAAACATTACCGCCTTAACTGATAACCAACTTCTTAGTTTGCAGTCTAACCCTAATAGTCCAAGTAGTAGTTGGCTAGCATTAGCCGATTTAAGTAGAAGACTGCTTGGTCAGCCAGAGCAATTACAAGCAGCTTATGCCGATTGGCAACAACGTAACCCTTGGATGCCACAACCACAAGCCATGCCAGAAACAGTACAGCAACTGTTATCGCTGCAACCCTTTCAGCCGCAAAAGATTGCCGTCTTGCTACCACTAAGTGGCCAATTTAGACAACATGCACTGGCTATTCAGTACGGTATTTTAGCGGCAGCTGCTAAAGCCCAATCCAGTCAAATTATTTTTATCGATAGTGAACAAAGCCCACAGCAGCTAGTAGAACAATTGACAGCAGAACAAGCTGATTTTGTGCTTGGGCCTTTATTAAAAAATCAAGTGGATACTATAAGCCAGCTAGAACAATGGATTTGGCCAACTTTATTTTTAAATAGCCAAGATAGCCAACTGCCTTACCACAACAAACACTTTTTCTTTGCCTTAAGTATGGAAGATGAAGCACAGCAAACTGCTTTATTATTTCAACAAAAAGATTATCAGCAACCTGTGGTCATTAGTGCTGCTAATAATATTAGCTTACGAATGCAACAGCAGTTTTCTCAGTCTTGGCAGCAGTTAGGCCATAAAGCTCCGCAGCTTTATCAATTTAATGATAAAGCTGATTTAGATACCTTAATTAATCAGTTATTAGAAACCGAACAAAGTAAGGAAAGAGTGCAGCAAATAGATAACTTAGTGCCAGTTAAGTTGCATAGCGACACCCATAGCCGCTTAGACATTGATGCAATTTATTTAATTGCCGACCCAGTGCAAACCCAACTGTTTAAACCTTTTGTCGATGTATCAGTAAGTGAAACAGCGCCAAGATTACCCATTTATGCTAGTTCTCGCAGCCATAGCACCGCCTTAGACAGTACCGAGCAACGTGATTTAAATGGCTTAACCTTTACCGAAATGCCTTGGATGCTACCATTGAAGACCAACCCGGCCTTACGCGAGGAATATCAACAGCTGTTCCAAACTCAAGATGAAAGCTTGCAACGCCTTTTTGCCATGGGCTTTGATGCCTACCGGCTAATTGGCAGCTTACGCCAACAGCAACAATTAAGCGCTATTGTCTTTCCTGGTTTAACCGGTCAGTTGCGTTTAAACAGCAACGGCAGTATTGTGCGGCAACTTAGTTGGGCTAAATACCAAAATAACCGTTTAGTAGCGGTACAAGAACCCTAA
- the rsmI gene encoding 16S rRNA (cytidine(1402)-2'-O)-methyltransferase, with product MITETGCLYVVATPIGNLGDISQRAISTLQQVQWIAAEDTRHTGRLLQHLAIATRTIALHDHNEKQRAASIIDKCLAGESVALVSDAGTPLISDPGYTLVRQCREAGVRVIPIPGPCALITALCAAGLPTDKFHFIGFLLPKSLQRQAQLAAVPNGVGTIICYDTARRIKATLQDVTAVFGPERELVLAKELTKTFEHLEYGTAEQITAWLEADPQRCQGEMVLMIAPTPKSDGDINEEVQKTLQLLLAELPLKKAAALTAQIHNEKKNALYKLALQWAGTEQ from the coding sequence ATGATAACAGAAACTGGTTGTTTATATGTAGTTGCCACTCCTATAGGAAATTTAGGTGATATTAGTCAACGCGCTATTAGTACTTTGCAGCAGGTGCAATGGATTGCTGCTGAAGATACCCGTCATACTGGGCGTTTATTACAGCACTTAGCTATTGCAACCCGTACTATTGCCTTGCATGACCATAACGAAAAACAACGCGCAGCTAGCATTATTGATAAATGCTTAGCAGGTGAGTCTGTCGCTTTAGTGTCAGATGCTGGCACGCCTTTAATTAGTGACCCTGGTTATACTTTAGTGCGGCAATGCCGGGAAGCGGGGGTACGCGTTATCCCTATACCTGGGCCTTGTGCTTTAATTACTGCTTTATGTGCTGCGGGCTTACCTACAGATAAGTTTCACTTTATTGGTTTTTTACTGCCCAAAAGCTTACAGCGCCAAGCCCAACTTGCAGCTGTGCCTAATGGTGTTGGTACTATTATTTGTTATGACACTGCAAGGCGCATTAAAGCTACATTGCAAGACGTAACAGCAGTGTTTGGTCCAGAGCGTGAGTTAGTCTTAGCCAAAGAACTGACAAAAACCTTTGAACACCTAGAATATGGTACAGCTGAGCAAATAACTGCATGGTTAGAAGCCGATCCACAGCGCTGCCAAGGCGAGATGGTACTTATGATAGCGCCCACGCCAAAATCTGATGGCGATATCAATGAAGAAGTGCAAAAAACTCTACAATTACTGTTGGCTGAACTGCCGCTAAAAAAAGCCGCTGCTCTTACGGCGCAAATTCATAATGAAAAGAAAAACGCTTTATATAAACTCGCTTTGCAATGGGCTGGTACTGAGCAGTAA
- the mraZ gene encoding division/cell wall cluster transcriptional repressor MraZ, translating into MFRGSFTLTLDAKGRLALPARYRETLLSDCQGHLICTIDIHDNCLLLYPLAEWEVIEEKLNRLSNIDPKARRLQRLLLGHATDCDMDKNGRILLPALLRNHAGLNKNIRLVGQLNKFEIWDETAWLERAAEDIALEQAQAGDVELSERLQDFSL; encoded by the coding sequence ATGTTTCGTGGCTCATTTACATTGACATTAGATGCAAAAGGCCGGTTAGCGCTACCCGCACGCTACCGTGAAACCTTGCTGTCTGATTGTCAGGGCCATTTAATCTGCACTATTGATATCCACGATAATTGCTTATTGCTGTACCCGTTAGCTGAATGGGAAGTGATTGAAGAGAAATTAAATAGGTTATCTAACATAGATCCTAAAGCACGGCGCTTACAACGTTTACTGTTAGGTCATGCAACTGATTGTGATATGGATAAAAATGGCCGTATTTTGCTGCCAGCATTATTACGAAATCATGCTGGGTTAAATAAAAATATTCGTTTAGTTGGCCAACTTAATAAATTTGAAATCTGGGATGAAACAGCCTGGTTAGAGCGTGCAGCAGAAGATATAGCACTAGAGCAAGCTCAAGCCGGTGATGTTGAATTATCAGAACGATTACAGGACTTTTCACTGTAA
- the rsmH gene encoding 16S rRNA (cytosine(1402)-N(4))-methyltransferase RsmH — translation MTTSAHISVLLEEAIQGLAIKPDGCYLDGTFGRGGHSRAILAQLGPQGRLYAIDRDPAAIATAEAFKEDSRFHITHSAFSALADIAEQQNIVAKVDGILLDLGVSSPQLDDADRGFSFMRDGPLDMRMDPTSGISAADWLAQADVEDISFVLREYGEERFAWRIAQAIVAARVATPFTRTAELAKLISDSVPKSNKEKKHPATRSFQAIRIYINSELEQVNQALHAALKVLKPGGRLVVISFHSLEDRLVKQFMRRFAKGEPVPRGIPLTNAQMQQRTELTLVGKAIKASEAELVANPRARSAVLRIAQRQAYD, via the coding sequence ATGACTACTTCAGCCCATATTAGTGTGTTATTAGAAGAAGCAATTCAAGGCTTGGCTATCAAGCCTGATGGTTGCTATCTGGATGGCACCTTTGGTCGTGGCGGACATAGTAGAGCAATTTTAGCGCAATTAGGGCCACAAGGGCGCTTATATGCCATTGATCGTGACCCTGCAGCCATAGCAACCGCAGAAGCGTTTAAAGAAGATAGTCGCTTTCACATTACCCATAGCGCCTTTTCGGCTTTAGCCGATATTGCAGAGCAGCAAAATATCGTAGCTAAAGTTGACGGTATTCTATTAGATCTTGGCGTTTCTTCGCCGCAACTTGATGATGCCGATCGCGGCTTTAGCTTTATGCGCGATGGCCCTTTAGATATGCGGATGGACCCAACAAGTGGTATCAGTGCTGCAGATTGGCTAGCCCAAGCTGATGTGGAAGATATCAGCTTTGTGTTAAGAGAATACGGTGAAGAGCGCTTTGCTTGGCGTATTGCCCAAGCTATTGTTGCGGCTCGCGTTGCAACTCCTTTTACCCGTACTGCTGAGCTAGCTAAACTTATTAGTGACAGCGTGCCAAAAAGCAATAAAGAGAAAAAGCACCCCGCGACCCGCAGTTTTCAAGCTATTCGTATTTATATTAATAGTGAGTTAGAGCAAGTTAATCAGGCTTTGCATGCGGCACTTAAAGTATTAAAGCCGGGCGGCCGCTTAGTGGTAATTAGCTTTCACTCTTTAGAAGATCGTTTAGTGAAACAATTTATGCGCCGCTTCGCTAAAGGCGAGCCAGTTCCGCGCGGCATTCCACTAACCAATGCTCAAATGCAGCAACGCACCGAATTAACGCTTGTTGGCAAAGCCATTAAAGCCTCAGAGGCAGAATTAGTGGCTAATCCAAGGGCACGAAGTGCCGTGCTGCGTATAGCCCAGAGGCAAGCTTATGACTAG
- the ftsL gene encoding cell division protein FtsL, protein MTSISLPRLIGQQLWQQKFAVVLLVACIITALAIVQFAHLNRQLITTQDKLYHERDQLDIEWRNLLLEQRALSEHSRVEDIARHRLNMIRPSGAQDIRVTMP, encoded by the coding sequence ATGACTAGTATTAGCTTACCTCGTCTTATTGGCCAGCAGTTATGGCAGCAAAAGTTTGCTGTGGTGTTATTAGTAGCTTGTATTATTACTGCTTTAGCCATTGTTCAATTTGCCCATTTAAATAGGCAATTAATTACTACTCAAGACAAGTTGTATCATGAGCGTGATCAGTTAGATATTGAGTGGCGCAACTTATTATTAGAACAGCGGGCCTTGTCGGAGCATAGTCGGGTAGAGGATATAGCCCGTCATCGGTTAAACATGATTAGGCCCAGTGGTGCTCAAGACATTAGGGTGACAATGCCATGA
- a CDS encoding penicillin-binding transpeptidase domain-containing protein — translation MSRSTKTPQAKARTTPSVISWRFALVMGLLTTVFFALVARAAWLQVIEPDMLISQGDRRSLRVESDSVMRGMIVDRHGEELAVSVLVEAIWADPKVVIEENAAADERRWHALAEILQLTPAELLNKIGSNTQRRFVYLQRQVNPAVAGYVRQLKVPGIFFRQESRRYYPAGEVTGQLIGFTNVDDVGVEGIEKRFNDYLTGTEGRKVIRKDAKGREIEVVAREQAEKANNLQLSIDQRIQSVTYRELKSAVLSYGATSGSAMVVDVQTGEVLAMVNSPSFNPNNRRNAPAYLFRNRAITDTFEPGSTMKPLAVLSALEFGATSLDAKVDTNPGYMRVGGSWVRDGVNNKTLDLTGIIRRSSNVGVSKLVLSMPVEHVLNLYANMGLGIDTGLSLNGESSGMLSHRHRWSDFERATLSFGYGLSVTAAQLVRTYATMANGGISRPLSILKTEQIQPGEQVLSRQNALAMLEMMEANVLPGGTATRAQVRGYRVGGKTGTARKAITGGYGEDYIASFVGVGPISQPRLACVVVINEPAGDFYHGGEIAAPVFAKIMAATMQLLNIAPDAPEQAQLSLIGGGNAG, via the coding sequence ATGAGCCGAAGCACAAAAACACCTCAGGCTAAAGCCAGAACTACACCGTCAGTAATAAGCTGGCGTTTTGCGTTAGTAATGGGGCTATTAACTACAGTGTTTTTTGCTTTAGTCGCACGAGCGGCTTGGTTGCAGGTAATAGAGCCGGATATGTTAATTAGCCAAGGTGATAGACGCAGTTTACGCGTCGAGTCTGACAGTGTTATGCGCGGTATGATTGTAGACCGTCATGGCGAAGAATTAGCCGTAAGCGTGCTGGTTGAAGCTATTTGGGCCGATCCAAAAGTTGTTATTGAAGAAAATGCTGCAGCAGATGAGCGGCGTTGGCATGCACTAGCTGAAATTTTACAATTAACACCAGCCGAATTATTAAACAAAATTGGCAGCAATACTCAGCGCCGTTTTGTGTATTTACAACGTCAAGTTAACCCTGCTGTTGCCGGTTATGTACGGCAATTAAAAGTGCCGGGTATTTTCTTTCGGCAAGAATCGCGTCGTTATTATCCTGCAGGTGAAGTGACGGGCCAGTTAATAGGCTTTACCAATGTTGATGATGTTGGAGTTGAAGGCATTGAAAAGCGCTTTAATGATTATTTAACCGGTACTGAAGGTCGCAAGGTTATCCGTAAAGACGCCAAAGGCCGAGAAATAGAAGTTGTTGCCCGCGAACAAGCAGAAAAAGCCAATAACTTACAGCTAAGCATTGATCAGCGTATTCAATCTGTCACTTACCGTGAATTAAAGTCGGCAGTGTTGTCTTATGGTGCTACTTCTGGTTCGGCTATGGTAGTAGATGTGCAAACAGGTGAAGTGCTAGCTATGGTCAATAGCCCTTCTTTTAACCCCAATAACAGACGTAACGCCCCTGCTTATTTATTCCGTAACAGAGCCATTACTGACACTTTCGAGCCGGGCTCGACTATGAAACCGCTAGCAGTGTTAAGTGCTTTAGAATTTGGTGCCACTAGCCTAGATGCAAAAGTAGATACCAATCCAGGTTATATGCGGGTAGGCGGCAGCTGGGTTCGGGATGGCGTCAATAATAAAACCTTAGATTTAACCGGTATTATCCGCCGCTCTAGTAACGTTGGCGTCAGTAAGCTAGTTTTATCTATGCCGGTTGAGCATGTGTTAAATCTATACGCAAATATGGGCTTAGGTATAGATACCGGCTTGAGTTTAAACGGCGAAAGTAGCGGCATGTTAAGCCATCGTCATCGCTGGTCTGACTTTGAGCGTGCTACCTTATCCTTTGGCTACGGTTTATCCGTTACTGCTGCGCAGTTAGTACGTACTTATGCCACTATGGCTAATGGCGGTATTAGTCGGCCACTGAGTATTTTAAAAACAGAGCAAATTCAACCTGGTGAACAAGTACTTAGCCGGCAAAATGCTTTAGCCATGCTAGAAATGATGGAAGCTAATGTGTTGCCAGGCGGGACAGCTACTAGAGCGCAAGTGCGCGGTTATCGTGTTGGCGGTAAAACAGGTACGGCGCGTAAAGCCATCACCGGTGGTTATGGTGAAGATTATATTGCTTCTTTTGTTGGTGTTGGCCCTATTTCACAGCCTAGGCTAGCCTGCGTTGTGGTGATTAATGAACCGGCAGGTGACTTTTACCACGGTGGCGAAATTGCAGCGCCAGTTTTTGCTAAAATAATGGCCGCTACCATGCAGCTATTAAATATTGCGCCTGATGCGCCAGAACAAGCTCAACTATCTTTAATCGGAGGTGGCAATGCCGGTTAA
- a CDS encoding UDP-N-acetylmuramoyl-L-alanyl-D-glutamate--2,6-diaminopimelate ligase, producing MPVNAAKWLAPFYLLPADLMVNQLQLDSRKVKAGDVFIAIPGLAQHGNIYIEQALAKGAALVLTESGHYADARIVVMPQLIKILPELAASFYQQPTEQFDLVGITGTNGKSSVAFFINQLALSVQRKAQVIGTLGYGNIKHLTPLANTTPHFIDLQRIISQAKTEQADLVAMEVSSHALAQQRLAGLQFKVTVFTNLTRDHLDYHGSMQEYGAAKALLFQPDMAQSAVINVADEFGRQLAQTTSLPCLVYGNPEQCQGFSRFLAYSDVLATPSGYQFVVSTENERYSLNLPLLGEFNIQNVLAAIGSMQLLGYDLASLVKAAEKLTAVPGRMEQFVCEHEFTAVIDYAHTPDALQQALISLKQHSTNHIWCVFGCGGDRDKGKRPLMGQIAEKYADHVIITADNPRSEDVLAICADIAAGMSADAYYQIEPNRQAAIKLALISAQPEDIVLIAGKGHETLQIIGQQQLIYDERAYVQQLVTELAL from the coding sequence ATGCCGGTTAATGCAGCTAAATGGTTAGCCCCGTTTTACTTACTACCCGCTGATTTGATGGTAAATCAGTTACAGCTTGATAGCCGTAAAGTTAAAGCAGGCGATGTGTTTATTGCTATTCCGGGGCTAGCCCAGCATGGCAATATCTATATAGAACAAGCCTTAGCTAAAGGCGCCGCTTTAGTGCTAACCGAGAGCGGTCACTATGCTGATGCGCGGATTGTAGTGATGCCGCAGTTAATTAAAATCTTGCCAGAATTAGCGGCCAGTTTTTACCAACAGCCAACTGAGCAGTTTGATTTAGTGGGCATTACTGGTACTAATGGCAAATCCAGCGTAGCATTTTTTATTAACCAATTAGCGCTAAGTGTTCAGCGTAAAGCTCAGGTTATTGGGACTTTAGGCTATGGCAATATTAAGCATTTAACGCCGCTTGCTAATACCACACCACATTTTATTGATCTGCAAAGAATAATCAGCCAAGCCAAAACTGAGCAGGCTGATTTAGTGGCGATGGAAGTATCTTCTCATGCTTTAGCCCAGCAGCGTTTAGCCGGCTTACAATTTAAGGTTACGGTGTTTACAAATTTAACCCGAGATCACTTAGATTATCATGGCAGTATGCAGGAATATGGTGCAGCAAAAGCTTTATTATTTCAGCCAGACATGGCGCAATCGGCAGTAATTAATGTTGCTGATGAATTTGGCCGTCAGTTAGCTCAGACGACAAGCTTGCCTTGTCTTGTTTATGGCAATCCAGAGCAATGCCAAGGTTTTAGCCGATTTTTAGCTTATTCTGATGTTTTAGCCACGCCAAGTGGTTATCAATTTGTTGTTAGTACGGAAAATGAACGTTATAGCCTTAACTTACCCTTATTAGGCGAATTTAATATTCAAAACGTTTTAGCTGCTATAGGCAGTATGCAATTACTTGGTTACGACTTAGCTAGCTTAGTTAAAGCTGCAGAAAAACTGACAGCTGTACCAGGTCGCATGGAGCAGTTTGTTTGTGAGCATGAGTTTACTGCAGTTATTGATTATGCCCACACACCAGATGCGTTACAACAAGCATTAATATCGTTAAAACAGCATAGTACTAACCATATTTGGTGTGTGTTCGGTTGTGGTGGAGATCGAGATAAAGGAAAACGGCCTTTAATGGGCCAAATTGCAGAAAAGTACGCCGATCATGTGATTATTACCGCTGACAACCCACGTAGTGAGGATGTATTAGCCATCTGTGCCGATATTGCTGCGGGTATGAGCGCAGATGCTTATTATCAAATAGAGCCAAACCGGCAAGCGGCTATTAAGCTGGCGCTAATTAGTGCCCAGCCTGAAGATATTGTACTGATAGCCGGTAAAGGTCACGAAACTTTACAAATTATTGGCCAGCAACAATTAATTTATGACGAACGGGCTTATGTCCAGCAGTTGGTAACGGAGTTAGCGCTATGA
- the murF gene encoding UDP-N-acetylmuramoyl-tripeptide--D-alanyl-D-alanine ligase → MISLSCQDITQIVQGRLVGADAIITSVSTDSRNISPGQLFIALKGPNFDAANFVADVKAQGAAAVIVERPVAVEISQIIVADSRVALGQLAAAVKAKLGLASVAVTGSAGKTTVKEMIAAILSRSGSVLATKGNFNNDIGLPLTLLELTQQHKYAVLELGANHQGEIAYTTALAKPDVAIITNVAASHLEGFGSIAGVATAKAEIFTGLTTNGVAIIPADSEFTEFWLQRLNGVKVLQFSSSQHSNQQADYYASQITLALDGCAQFILHSPQGQIAVKLALPGKHNINNALAAAAASICLGASLADVQLGLANMKAVKGRTNILQLSPKLRIIDDSYNANVESVKAAIDLLASYSGTQILVLGDMGELGPDARLYHQEVGLYAKKAGINLLFTLGVLSNSASDLLQQQGAHFSSRQALVSRLLATINEQQKVTLLVKGSRSAKMELVVQDLLESCQQEINPC, encoded by the coding sequence ATGATTAGCTTAAGTTGCCAAGATATTACGCAAATAGTCCAAGGTCGCTTAGTCGGCGCTGATGCTATTATTACTAGTGTCAGTACTGATAGCCGTAATATTAGTCCAGGTCAGTTATTTATAGCGTTAAAAGGGCCTAATTTTGATGCTGCTAATTTTGTTGCCGATGTTAAAGCCCAAGGGGCGGCAGCGGTAATTGTTGAACGACCTGTTGCGGTTGAGATAAGTCAAATTATTGTTGCTGATAGTCGGGTCGCTTTAGGTCAGTTGGCTGCTGCGGTAAAAGCTAAACTAGGCTTAGCAAGCGTTGCTGTCACTGGTAGTGCCGGTAAAACCACAGTTAAAGAAATGATCGCAGCTATTTTAAGCCGCTCAGGTTCAGTGTTAGCCACTAAGGGCAATTTTAATAACGATATTGGCTTGCCGTTAACCTTACTCGAATTAACCCAGCAGCATAAGTATGCAGTATTAGAGTTAGGTGCTAATCATCAAGGCGAAATTGCTTATACCACAGCCTTAGCTAAACCTGATGTGGCTATTATTACTAATGTAGCGGCTTCGCATTTAGAAGGCTTTGGTAGTATTGCTGGGGTAGCGACGGCAAAAGCAGAAATATTTACGGGCTTAACCACTAACGGCGTAGCCATTATTCCAGCAGATAGCGAGTTCACTGAGTTTTGGCTGCAAAGACTTAACGGGGTAAAAGTGCTGCAGTTTTCTAGTAGCCAGCACAGCAATCAACAAGCAGATTATTATGCCAGCCAGATTACGCTCGCTTTAGATGGCTGTGCTCAGTTTATATTGCACAGCCCACAAGGCCAAATAGCGGTCAAATTGGCATTGCCCGGCAAACATAATATTAATAATGCGCTGGCAGCTGCAGCAGCTAGTATCTGTTTAGGCGCCAGTTTAGCTGATGTGCAATTAGGTTTAGCTAACATGAAAGCCGTTAAAGGCCGGACCAATATTTTACAACTTAGCCCTAAATTACGCATTATCGACGATAGCTACAATGCTAATGTCGAGTCAGTAAAGGCAGCAATTGATTTATTAGCCTCATATTCAGGAACACAAATTTTAGTGCTAGGTGATATGGGAGAGTTAGGCCCTGATGCGCGCTTATACCACCAAGAAGTCGGATTATATGCTAAAAAAGCCGGTATTAATCTGTTGTTCACCCTTGGCGTGTTATCTAACAGCGCCAGTGACTTGCTGCAGCAGCAAGGCGCTCACTTTAGCTCGCGACAAGCCTTAGTTTCACGCTTGCTCGCTACCATTAATGAACAGCAGAAAGTCACTCTACTAGTGAAAGGTTCGCGTAGTGCGAAGATGGAGTTAGTTGTGCAAGACTTGCTAGAAAGTTGTCAGCAGGAGATTAACCCATGCTAG
- the mraY gene encoding phospho-N-acetylmuramoyl-pentapeptide-transferase, which translates to MLVWLAEYLTQYYNAFNVFSYLTFRAILGVLTSLLISLYFGPKLIAYLQKMQIGQVVRNDGPESHFSKRGTPTMGGLLILGSVLISSLLWANLSNKYVWVVLFVLVSFGTVGFIDDYRKVIRKDPNGLIARWKYFWQSAFAIITAFFLYLTAERPAETALLVPFFKDVMPQLGILFIALSYFVIVGTSNAVNLTDGLDGLAIVPTIMVASAFALIAYVSGNVNFSAYLNIPYLPHASELVVLCAGIIGAGLGFLWFNTYPAQVFMGDVGSLALGAVLGVIAILVRQEIVLFIMGGVFVMETLSVILQVGSYKLRGQRIFRMAPIHHHYELKGWPEPRVIVRFWILSIIFVLVGLATLKLR; encoded by the coding sequence ATGCTAGTTTGGTTAGCAGAATACTTAACCCAATACTACAACGCTTTTAACGTTTTTAGTTATTTGACCTTTAGAGCTATTTTGGGTGTTTTAACCTCGTTATTAATCAGCTTATATTTTGGTCCTAAGTTAATTGCTTATTTACAAAAAATGCAAATTGGCCAAGTGGTGCGTAACGATGGCCCAGAAAGCCATTTCTCTAAACGCGGTACGCCTACTATGGGTGGTCTATTAATTTTAGGCTCAGTGCTTATTAGTAGTTTGTTGTGGGCCAATTTAAGCAATAAATATGTTTGGGTAGTGCTGTTTGTGTTAGTAAGCTTTGGCACGGTAGGCTTTATCGATGACTACCGTAAAGTGATCCGTAAAGATCCTAATGGCCTGATTGCTCGCTGGAAATATTTTTGGCAATCGGCTTTTGCTATTATTACGGCATTTTTCTTATATTTAACCGCTGAACGCCCAGCTGAAACGGCATTATTAGTGCCTTTCTTTAAAGATGTAATGCCGCAATTAGGGATCCTATTCATTGCTCTAAGTTATTTCGTCATAGTTGGCACCAGTAATGCGGTTAATTTAACAGATGGTTTAGATGGTTTAGCCATAGTGCCTACTATTATGGTGGCGTCAGCCTTTGCCCTTATTGCTTATGTTAGCGGTAACGTTAATTTCTCTGCGTATTTAAATATTCCTTATCTGCCCCATGCTAGTGAGCTAGTGGTGCTTTGTGCCGGCATTATTGGCGCGGGCTTAGGTTTTTTATGGTTTAACACTTACCCAGCGCAAGTCTTTATGGGTGATGTTGGCTCTTTAGCCTTAGGCGCTGTATTAGGCGTGATTGCCATCTTAGTTCGTCAAGAAATAGTGCTGTTTATTATGGGCGGTGTTTTTGTGATGGAAACCCTGTCAGTTATTTTACAAGTGGGCTCATATAAGCTGCGCGGCCAGCGAATTTTTCGCATGGCGCCTATTCATCATCACTATGAATTAAAAGGTTGGCCAGAGCCGAGAGTAATTGTTCGGTTTTGGATTTTATCCATCATCTTTGTATTGGTTGGCTTAGCCACCTTAAAATTGAGATAA